The genomic window AGCGAAATGGAAGAAGACACCCGCAGCTGGGAAATCCGGATTTGGGAAGGCGTGGTGAGGTTCCACCGTGAGCACCCGTTCAAGGCCGGTTTTCTGGGCTTGGGGCTGTGCGGCCTGGCCGCTCTGCATTGGCGCTACCCCCTGGCCGTCCTGTTCATTTTCTGGCTCCGCGCCCAGCCCTTGCCCGCCCTGTTGTTCGGCTCCGTCGTTGGCGGGGCCGCGATGTTGCTCGGTTCGCCCTGACGTTTCAACCCACCCCACCAAGCGAGAACCCCCATGTTTCGATATGTCAAAACCAAGGTAGCCAACGGGGCCAAGCGCTCCACCCGCTACGCCGGCAAGGTCGTGAACGCGGCCGAGATTGCCGAGACCGCCAGCGCCACCACCGGAATGCTTCGCCAGTTCTGGGAAAGCCGCAAAGGCACCGACCGGCGCGAGACTTTCCAGAACGCCGTGGAGCGCCGCGGCCTGACCCAAGACGACTTGCGGGCTCTCCACCGCCAGCACTCCATCGTTGCGCACCTGACATTTTTCTTTGCCTGCGTAGCCATCGCCATGGGCGCTTGGCACTACGCCCAGGGCTCCCTGCCAGGCGCCCTGGCTGGTTTCGGTGCGCTGATGGCCCTTCTGGGCTACTTCCTCCGCGCCGGCTTCCGCGCGGCGCAGATTGAGCGCCGCGACCTGTTCCCGTTCCAAGACTACCTGCGCTCTCCCCTGAGCTGGCTTCCGGCGCTGTCGCTGCCGGCCCAGGGGAAGGCTGTGACCAAGGCGGTGCGCCATGACTGAGTCCACCCGGCTGGCGCGTATGCCGCGCCCCACACTCAAAGAGCGCGTGGAATACCGCGACACCGCCGACGCGGTGAGCGAGTTCCGCGAGACTGCAGAAGCCATCGGCCGCACCCCGGCCGATTGCCTGCGCGAAGCCGCCCGCGACTGGACGGCTAAAACCAAAGCCGTTTACGGCTTGGCGCCCTACCTGCTGTTGCTGGTGAGCCTGTTCCTGCCAGGCCTGGCCATGGCCGGCCCGTTCGACGTGCCGGACAGTGACCTGTCTAAAAAGCTGTTCCTGGACAACCTCTTTCCCGAGCTGACCGGCGGCGGCGGCGGCAGCCCGCTGGGCGCAGCCGTGGGCATGTTCAACACCGCCGTGCTCATCGTGGCCGGGATCCTGGTGATGTATACGCTCATCGCCGGCACGCTCTCGACCGCGCACGACGGCGAAATGCTGGGCAAGAAGTGGTCCAGCCTGTGGCTGCCCATCCGCACCACCCTGGGCGCGGCCGCCATTCTGCCAACCATGGGCGGCTTTAGCGTCATCCAGGCCATCGTGATTTGGCTGGCCCTCCAGGGCGTTGGCATTGCCAACTCCGTCTGGGGCGCCTACGCCGACAACCCGCTCCAGGGCGCGGCCTACGTGCCGCCGTCCGAAGTCCGCCAGCTTGAGAAAATTGCCGGGCAAATGTTCCTGCAGCACGTGTGCCGGGCTGGCCTGGAACAAGCCGAAGCCAATACTGACATGAGCCAGCTTCAAGGCGTTGGCCTGCGCTCCTGGAAGGCCACCCGCCAGACCACGGACAACGACAACGTGATGGCCTGGAACTACGTGACCAGCTGGGGCTTTTCCTGCGGCACGATGATGATTCACAAGCCCAAGCGCGGGGACTTTGCTACCGACGCGAGCAGCGCGGCGGCCCGCAACCTGGTAGACCCATACGCCATTGCTCAAGGCGTGTTTCCAGCCCACGTGTCGGCGCTCACGGCCATGGACGCGCGCATGTCAGCCCTGGCTGACCGGTTTGTGGCGGCTCCCACCATGGGCGCCGGCGATGACACGGTGAACGGGCCCGCGGTGACGGCTGAAATCAAAGCCGCGGCCGTGGCCTACTCGCAGACCATCAAGCAGGCGTCGCAGTCCCAGGCCAACGTCCTCCAGTCCGACGACTTCAAGCAAGCGCTGCAGCAAGACGGCTGGGTCATGGCCGGCGCGTTCTACACCAAGCTGGCCCACGCCTTGGACTCGATCTCTTCGGCCACCAGCCGGTCGGCCCAGCTGTCAGTCCAGGGCGAGTTCCCGAAGGCACTCCCCGACGTCCAACTGCGCTGGGCCGAAGCCAGCGCGGCGCTGCGTGATGTGACCAGCCCAGGCGCCCACACCGTGGGCAGCGAGCAGGGCGGCAACATCATGGACAAGCTGCTGACCGTGGTGCTAGACAGTGCCCGCGACGTGGATCCGGAAGGCATGTCTGGCCATCCCCTGATTGCCACCAAGAACACCGGCGAGTCCATGAAGTCCTGGGGCATTGGTATCTACACCGTGGGCGCCGTGGTGGTGGCTGCTGCCGGCGTTATCGCCGGTAACGTCGCCGGCAAAGGCCTGGGCACTGACACCGCCTTACTGGCCCTGACTGACATTCTTTCCACTCCGCTGTTTGCCCTGGTCGGCCCCCTGATTTTGATGGGCGCCGTGCTCTCCAGCGTCATCCCCATGCTGCCTTTCATTCTCTGGGTGGGCGTGGTCCTGGGCTGGATTGTCCTGGTGACCGAGGCCGTCATTGCCGCGCCGCTCTGGGCCGTGGCCCACATGGCCCCGGACGGTGACGGCGTGGTGGGCCGCGGTGGCCAGGGTTACATGCTGGTGCTGTCGTTGACCCTGCGCCCGGCGCTCATGGTCCTGGGTCTGATTTGTGCCATCGCCATCCTGGTCCCCGTCGGCGAATGGCTCAACTCCACCTTTGCTCACGTGTTCCGCCTGAACGTCATGCAGGACAACCCGAGCTGGGGCGGCTTCATCAACATCCTGATGGGCCTGGCCATCTACTCCACGCTGATGGTCACGGTGATGACCAAGATTTTCAGCCTCATCCACGTCATTCCCGACAACGTGCTGCGCTGGATTGGCGGCGGGGTGGACAACATGCTGGGCCAGAACGCTCAACCCCTGGCCGGTGCGGTTGAAGGCCAGTCCACCAACCTCCTGGGCGCCGGTGTGGCCGCCGGTGCGGTCACCAACCAGCTGGGTAACAAGGTGGCGGCGGCAGCCCGTGAGCACGCTGGAAGACAGAGGCGCGAGGAAGAGAACAACGAGCGTCAGAACAGCAAGCTGGTGGAAGACTTGGAGCAGTCCCGAGAAAAGGCCTGGGAGGCCAACGACCGGGCCGAAGAGCGCGGATCCGTCTCTAACTATGAGCGCGCTTTCGACGCCGAGGCACGCCACGGCCAGGCCGCTTTGAACGTGGCCGGCAGGATGGACGCAGGCTTTGGCCAGCGTCTGGCCCAGGCTCGCCAAGCCGACGCCGGCACCGGCGGCACCCAGGCCCAAGATGAGCTGATTGCCTCAGAAGCCAGCACCGCCCCGGACGCCAAGCCCTACCAGCAGGCGCTGGCCGAGGCCCAGCGTGCGTTTGCCAAGGCTGAGCGCAACGCCCAGGCCGCCAAGAAGGCAGCCGAGCCGGAGGATGAGTAATGGCCTTTGAAATCACTCCCCGCCACGAACAGGAGCGCCTGCGGGCGCTCTACCAAAAGCACGTTGACCAGGTGATGGAACACCTGGCCAAGAACGGGCCCCCGCAGGTGCGGGCGGCACTGGAGAACTGGCACCCTACCGCCTACGCGATTGAAGCCGAGGCCAGGCGTTTGAAAGCCGCCCGCCAGGAGGCCGAGGCCCTGCCGGGCCAGTGCGAAGCCATGGCCGAGAAGCGGGCCAGGGAGCGGGAGCGCCTGGAGCGTCGGGCGTATGCCCAGCGCGAGCGCGAGCGCTTCACGGCAGAACAGGACCGGAGGAACCGGAATGTATGATATTATATCATATAATATGAAAGGGATGGAGCAGCTACCGCCACCGCCCGGCGTCGAAACCCTGGCCAGGCTTCGCCGGTCCGAGGGCTACCAGTGCGTTCTGGAAGCCTTGGAGCCCCGCCCGCGTCCTGCGGAGCTGGCCCAGGCCCTGGAGGCTGCCGCTCTTTATGGGAACGCCCCCGGTGTGCTGGCTCTGCTGGAAGCCGGCGTGCCGGCCACGGCCGACGCCCTGGAGGCGGCCCTTCGCAGTGTCCACCCCACGGGCTTGGCGTCGGCGCGTTTGCTGTTCGACGCCGGCGCCCGCCTCCACCGGCTTCATTGACCCTTTTCCCCTGGCTGTTCCAGCCCTTGCCGCCCTACGGGGCGGCCTTTTTATGAGCCCGGACGAAGATTCAAAAGTGTCTGGTTTCTCACACTTCTGGGGCTTGACGGCAATAGCATATAATATAATATGATATTACCACAACGGAGACACCCCCATGAACAAGCTCGCTTCCACCACTGCCACCGCTTCGACCGTTCCGGTCCTGCGCTACGAAACCGCCGTCAATCCGGTGGCCCGCGAGCGCGAGCAGCGCGCCCGCCAGCAGCTGCGCGCCCCTGACGCCTGCTATCGCGCCGCCGCCCGGGCCATGCCCGAAGCCGAAGCCCTGGCCCTGCTGGCCAGCTGGGAGAAGTGAGATGACCCCCAAGCCTAACACTATTATATCATATTATATGACCTCATACGACAAAGACCCCGCCTGGCTCCAGTGGCTTGCCCGCGGAATGGAAGCCCTGGAGAACCTGGACGAGAACCCGGACACCTGGCCGCGCCGTCTGGCCTGGTTGTTGCTCCTGCCGGTGCTGATGGCCATGCCGCTCCTGCGGGGCGTGCTGGTGAGCCTGGAGGCCGTGGCCCAATTCCTGATGAAACGCCCAAAGCGTGACTTCAAGCGCAACCCGGTAAGCCCTGCCTTCTGGCGCTTCCTCGCAGTGCTTCTGAGCGCAACAGCTGCGTGCTGGGTGATTGTCGCCCTGCGGGCCCTGGAGATCCTGGAACCGCTCTAACCCAAGCCCCCACTGCGCTAGGGGGCTTGACACTATAATAGCATATGATATTATATTTCCACCCTGGAAACCCCAGGCTTGAACCGAGAGAACCGCCATGAACCGCTCAAAGAACCGCCGCCGTAACGCAAACGCCTCCTTCCTGGTGCTGCTGCCCCTGGCTGCGCTGGGCGGTCCCGTCCTGGCTGGTGCGGTTTTCCTGTTCTCCGGCCTGAACTTCTTCTGAGGACACAACCATGATGAGCCCCGCCAAACCAGCACTCGGTAAAACAATCAGCATTGCCAATGCCAAAGGTGGCGTGGGCAAGAGCACCTGCACCCTGTTCACCGCCGGCGCCCTGGCCGCGGCCGGCCACAAAGTCCAGGTGGTAGACCTGGACGGGCAGGGCTCCAGCCTCATCTGGGCGGCCAACCGCGCCCAGATGGGCAGGGCCCCGGCCTTCGATGTGACCCGCGCTCCCGCGCCCGGCTACGACTGGACGGTTTACGACCACCCCCCGGGCCTGCCCCAAAAGGTCAACACGCGCGCTCACGTGGTGCTGGTGCCCACCTTCCTGGCCCTGTTCGACCTGGCGGCCACTGGCAGCTTTGTGAAGGACCTCCACCAGGCCGGCCAGCGCTTCCTGGTGGTGCCCAACCGGTATGAAAAGGTTTCCGGTCACATCAGTGCCCTGACTGAGCTTTTCCCCGAGGGCCATCCCTACCTCAAGAAGCACTCCAGCATTCAGACCGGCATTTTTAACGGCGTGACCCCCTACGACGAGAAGAGCGGGATCCGCGACGCGCTGGTTATCCGTCAGCACTTCGATGAAGTCATGGACCACCTGGTGGCCCTGCTGACCGACCCCAGCCGTCAGTTGCCCTACACAGAACTGGTGAAGCTGGCGGAACAGGAGAAGGCCAAGCTGGCCACCGCCCAAGCCCCCAACGCCCCATTGTTTTAAGGAACCGCACGCATGACCACCAAGAAGACCCCCATGAGCTGGGCTCAGAAGCTGGAAGGCCTGGCCCCCACCATCGAAAAAGTGGCCTTTCAGCCCACCGCTGCCGCTTTCGACCACAAGCTCCACCCGGCTGCCCATGGCGCGCCCCGCGCCGTGGTGAAAGCCAAGGTTCGCGCCGCCCAGGGTGCCCAGGGCGTGCTGGTGCGCGTGCCCACCGCCACCCTGGAGCGCTTGAAGGCCCACACCGTGGGCAGCCATACGGTTTCCATCGTGGCGCTGGCCGATTGGGCCTTGGACTACCTGGAGCAGACCGGGCAGGCCATTGAAACCAATGAGAAGGAGTGACGTGGGAAACCCGTCACTCCCCACAATCCCACCCCTGTAATTTAGTCTTAATTTGTGGGTTGACACCCACAAGACCCACGCTAATTTGAATTCATCCCCCTGGTTAGGAGCGTTACCCAATGAGCATTACCACCAACGGCGCCCCCCTGGGGACGGATGGAATCAAGGCCCTGGCGTCCACCGATAGCTGGCAGACCCCCAGCGAATACGTGGACCCCACCACCGGCAAGACCTACCGAGCCGACACCCTGGAAGACCTGTTGGACATGCTGGCGCAGAACAACGTGCCGCTGTTCGACCATGACGCCATGCGTGCCGCCGGCAAGACCACGGCCCCGAAGGGCAACCGCAGCGGGCAGGGCCCCAGCGGCGACGACAACCTCCAGTGGGACCGTTTGCTGATTCAGCTCCAGCACTACCCGGACCCGGAAAAAGCCCGCGAAATCATCATGGGCGCCCTCGCCAACCCGGACGTGAGCATGACCCGCAACCTGGGCGGCGGTCGCACTGCCACCAAGGTGCTGCAGGGCCGTCGCGCCGTGCTGGCCCACGAAGTCCATCACGACGACGAGCGCGGCCCGCACTTCATGGCCCAGGTTCATACCGTGGCCTTGGGCCCGGATGGCCATATCAGCCAGAAGTGGAGTTTTAGCCGCGGCGAAGACGCCAAGGCGATGGTGGAACAGGTCAACGAGGCCCTGGCCCAAAATGGCCTGGCCCCGCTGGTGTTCCGTCTGCGCGATGAAACCGGCACCTCCGTGGCCGAGCGCAAGGCCCAGCTGGACGCTGCACAGTCCGAGGAATACCGCCAGGCTGCGGAAAAGGGCGAGCTGCCCCCGTTGCTGGAAGACGACGCCGCCGACGCCCTGGCCGACGCCATGCCGACGTCGGCCAAGAAGGAGAGCCTGCGGGCCGCTGCGCAAAGCGCAGGCGCCCAAGCGGCCAGCCTCTACGCCCAGGCCGCTGCCCTCCAGAAGCAAAACGCGCTTTACCGCCAAGCCCTGCGCGCCCTGGAGGCCGAAGAGCAGCACTTGGCCCGCATCGGTTCGCTCAACACTCGCCTCCAGGAAGCGGTGGCCAACGCTGCCGAGGCCGAAGCCCAGCACGCGGCTACCGTGGCCGAGCAGGCGGCGGTGATTGAGCAGACCCAGGCCAAGGCGGCAGAACTGTCCGAGCAGCTGGAAAGCACCACCGCGGCTTTGAATGAAACCAACGCCACCTTGGAGTCGACCGAAGCCGAGTTGACCCAGGCCCAGGCCAGCGTTTCCACGCTGACCAGCGCAAAGCTGGAGCTGGAGGAAAAGCTGGAGGAAACCAGCGCGCAACTGCGCGGCGTCACCGATGACCTGGCCGTGGCCACGCAGAACATCGACCAGCTGGAAACCCGTCAGGCCGAGCTGTCCCGCGCCTTGGACACCGAGCGCCTGGCCCGCAAGAACGAAGCCGCCGCGCACGAGGCCGAGGTTTCCGAACTGCGCGGCGAGCTGTCGGCAGAGAAGAAGGCCCGCGAAAAGGTGGAGAGCCAGCTGGAGCGCACCCGCGGCGAGCTGGCCGACGAGCGCACCGCCCACCACGCGGCCCTGGCCGAGTTGAAGAGCGAAACCAAGCGCGCCGACACCGCCGAAAAGGCCGCCGCCAAGGCTCAGGACGAACTGGCCGCCCTGCGTGAGCAGCTGGCCATGGTCCAGGCCCAGGCCAAGGCCCAGGCCGCTGACCTGGAGCGCGAGCGCGAAGCCCGCAATCAGGCCGAGCAGGCCGCCCGCGCCGCTACCGCGGCCCAGGCCACTGCCGAAGCCCAGCGCGACGCCCGGCCGACCCAGGAGCAACTGCAGGACGCCCTGGCGGCCAAGGCCAAGGCCGAAGCCCAGCGCGACGCCCTGGCCGAGCGCCTGGAGCAGCTGGTGAAGGCTCAGGCCCCGACGCCGGGGAATGAGAACGGCAACAAGGGCCCCCAGGCGTAAGGGGGCCATGTGACCGACCTCCACCGCGCCGTTGAGGCCCGCGACCTTTCCACCCTCCAGCGGTTGCTGGAGGAAGGCGCGGATCCCAACCGGCGCGGTGGCCAGGTCCACCCGCCGCTCCACCGAGCCGCCCAGCTGGGCGATGTGGAAGCGGTCAAGGCATTGTTGGCCGCTGGGGCCAACCCAAATTCCCGCGGATTCTGGAAACAGACCCCGCTGATGTATGCGGCCCAGGGCGAGGGTGACACCTCTGCCGCCGCTGCTGTGCTGCTGAACGCCGGCGCCAAGTTGAGCGCGCGTGACCGCAGCAACGACACTGCATTGCTCTGTGCCGTCCGAACCGGCCACCCCAACGTTTCCCGCTTGCTCGCCGCGGCGAGCAAATCCCACCACCTGGAAACCATGTTGAAGCAGGCGCCAACGGCGCCTGCGTCACGGGGGAGGCTCTGATGAAAATACCCGGACCGGAAGAAGGCAGCGCCCGTGCTGATGACGACATTGCCGCTTTGTTGAGCGCGGCCGACGCGCGGATCCAATCGCAGAAAAAAGGCAGCTGGGAGAACCAAGGCGACGTGGCCCCCGTGGTCGTGGACCTGGGCGCCGAGCTGCGGAAAAACTGGCTGTGGGTGCGCCCCTGGCGCTCCAGGCCGGTGGACCCGCCGGACTTCTCCACCGCCGAGCCCATGGGCCGCTTGCCGGGTTGTCGCAGCAAGGCCAGCGCCTGGTGCTCCCGTCAGGGCGACCCGTCAGGCCCCTGGTGGGCGCTTCACCTAGACGGTGACCCGGAGAGCCTGGACACCGAAACCATCGCCCGTTGCTGGCGCGTCTGGTGGCGCACCCAGGTCCGCATTTTCGTGGAGTTGGAAGACCTCACGGCCGACGCCGGCGACGGTCCGGCCGCCCAGGCCTGGTTGAAACTGACCTGGGAGGAAGTCGTGCGCCTGCGCGGCAAGGTGACGATGTTCCCCGTGCCTGGCCATCCCGACGAGTCCAAGGTCCGGGCCATGGCCAAAGACCCCCACGCCATCAGCTACCTCAACGCCTGGCTGCGCGCCGAAGGCGCTCCCCGGCGGGTGCCCAAGGTGGCCACCCTGGAGGCGGTGGAGGCTCACGCAGCGAACGAGGCGCGCGACGCGCTGGCGGTCCTGGAGTTTGCCCGCCGTGACCTGGCCAGGGCACGCAGCGAGCGGGGCAGGGCGCGGTTGAACGTGGCCCAGCAGCGCCGGGCTGTGGGCGGCATGGCCGCGGTGATGACCGTGCTGGGCCTGGGCAAGCCCAAGGCCATGGACCCGAACCAGGAAGCGGCCACCAGGGCAGAGGCTGGCGTCATCGCCGCCAAGCGTGCCGTGCGCGAAGCCGAGAAGGCGTTGAAGCACAAGCAGGAAGCCCTGGAAGCGGCGCGCAGCAGGCTGGAGAAGGCCATCCGGGAGCGCTTGGAAGCAGAGCAAGCCGAAGCCTCCAAGCCGCCATCTTGACAGGGCAATGGTTGCATGGGAACTGTGGGAACTGCGGGAACTTGGGAATTTCAGCCCTGGAGCCCTTGACAGAACAAATAATAGAATATAATATAATAGCATTACAGCCAGGAGAGTGGACATGGCGGCACCCATGACCCCAAAAAACAGCAAGAGCCAGCATCCTGTGGCCCAGACCTTGGAAGCCTTGGAAGCCGAAGGCTGGGATCTGGACCTCCCCGCGAAAGGCGACGAGCTGGAGGCGCCGGAGGGCGACCCGCTGGCACCCGGCGGAAGCCAGGTTTTCTACGCAGGCGGCGCCATGGGCGAAATCACCGCCCGCGGCTTCTGGAAGATGGACAGGGAGGGCGCTTACTACTGCGTCCACCCGTTGCCGTTGTGGCCAGCGGAAATCATTGAGGCTGCCACGCAAGACGGCACTACCGCGGTCTATGTGCGTATGCGCTTCGCGCGCGTCCATGGCGGCACCGGTGAGTTGAAGTTGCCCCTGGGTGAGCTGGGTGGCTTTGGCCGCAAGGACCACCCGCTGGTGCGCGGTGGCTGGAAGCCGCCGGCGTCAAAGCGTGCCGGCGCCGTCGAGGAAATCCTGACCTACGCGCTCAAGGAGCTTTCAGAGCTGGGAATGCTACCCACGCGCAAGGGCTACGAGATTGCCGGATGGGTGGAGCATGACAGGCACGTGCGCCCAGGCTCTGATCTTTACGTGGGCCAGGCCTTGGGCTCCACCGTCACCGGCGGCAGCCGTGAGGTCTGGGCCAAGACCATGACCGAGCTGATGAACGATAGCGGCATTCTCGCTTTCACCATCGCTTGCGCCCTGGGTTCGCTGTTCCGCGGCGTGGTGCCGTTGCCCCACTCAACCAGCCACATCGTCAACCTGACCGGCGCGCCTTCGCGCGGCAAAACCACCATCCTCAAGGTGATTTCCTCGCTGGCCGGCGTGCCGGACAAGCCCGGTTTCCTGGATGGGGCCAGCACGGCGCGCGGCCTGGAGAACCGGCTGGCTGCGAGCAATCACGGCTGGATGCTGGTCGATGAGTTCGACCAGCTGCTGATGAAAGACGCCGACGGTGGCGCCACCACCTTGATGTTTGTCTCCAACGGCGGCGGGCGTGAGAAGGCCACCCAGACCGGTGGCAGTGTCCAAGGCGCTACCTGGAGCGTGACCGTGGTGGGCACCGGCAACAAGTCACTGCTGGACCTGGCGGCCAGCGCGAAGAAGGGCGAGGCGCTGACCACCCGCATTTTCGAGCTGGACATCCTGGACGCAGACTTGACCACGTTCACCGAAGTGTCGGCGTTGCCGTCGCGCCTCCACAAGCTTTCAGAAAACTACGGCTGGGGCTATCCCACCGCGGTGGAAGCCATCGCCAGCCGGCGCGGCGAATGGATTCAACTGTTCTACGAGATTGACGAAGAACAGCGCAGCAACGAGCGCCTGGCGCCGATTTTCCAGGACCAAGCGCGGCTGCTGGCCTTCTTTGAGCTGGCCCTGATGGGCGCCGAGCTTGCCAAGGAAGTCATTTCTCCCGCCGCCGGCGCCGCCGCCCTGGAAGCGGTGGGCATTGCCATGGCCCGCTACGAGCAAGAGCCCGAAAAAGGGATTACCCAGTCGCTTCACCGGCAGCACAAGCTGCTGCTGGACCTCCACGAGTGGCTTTCCCTCAATGCGGGCCGGTTTGTCTGGAAAGGCTACGCATGGAAAGAACCGGCGCGTATGCGCTTTGACACTGCCGGCGACGCTTACGACGAGGAAGCCAGCCGCGGCATTACCGAGGGCGATCGTCAGGCCGAGCAGGCCCGCTATTTGACCTCCTGCGCCCTGGGCGGCAGTCGTGGGGCCTTGGGCCAGGTGAAGCAGGTGCGCCCAATGAAGGATGACTTGGATTTTGAGGGCGAGCTGGTGCTGGGCGCGGCAGCGCTGGAAGAGCTGGAGCGCAACGCGAAGATTGACCGCGCCGAGCTGACGACCGCCGCCAAGGCGTTCGGCTTGCTCCAGACCAACGAGAAGGACCGCGACGCTTACAAGCTGTCCGGCGCCTTGGCTCGCCAGCTGGGCGGTGGCTCCCGTGGTTTGAAGCTGCTGCTGCGCAAGCCTGACCTGACCGAGCAGATCCGCACCTTGGCGGCAATGCCCGCCAAAGCTGCCTGGCGCCCGGCGCGCTGGGCCGATGACACCGGCATGGCCGACATGTGGGCCAGCCAGGACACGGCCGCCCTGGAAGCCCTGGCCCAGGCCAACGCCGAGCAGGTGGCCCAGGGTTACGTCCAGCACGACGACGACGACCAGGAGCTTTATATTCCGGGCTTCGATGACCTCGACGCCCAGGGCCAGGCCCTGCCTGGGTCAGTGGAAGCCCTGTTTGGAGGCAAACCATGACGTTGAGCGTTCGTGCCATCCATCGGCCCCTGGGCCTGGCCATCGGCCCGCTGTCGGTCGGCGTGGCCGAGCATGAAGGCCATTTCTACGCTGACGTGCCGCCCCTGGGCCGCATTTCAGCCAGCTCCCTGGAAGAGCTGGCCAGCTCGCTGCAGGCAGGACTGGCCGACTTCCAGAAGCGCGCCAGGGCGCTGGAAGTGGAAGAGATGGAGAAGGCCTTGGCCACGGCCCACCAGAACCGGCAGCGGTCCCTGGCCCAGCTGCGCGAAGCGGCCACCGTGGCGGCAGCCAGGGCGCACCGACTGGCGGCAACACGCTACGCGCTGCTGGTGTTGGTGCTCATGCCTCTGTTGAACCAGCACGCCCCAGCCTGGCGACTGGGGCGGTAGAAATCTCAACGCCGGCCGGGTGCCGCCGAACGGTGTGAGGTGAGGGCTC from Stenotrophomonas sp. Marseille-Q4652 includes these protein-coding regions:
- a CDS encoding DotA/TraY family protein, whose product is MTESTRLARMPRPTLKERVEYRDTADAVSEFRETAEAIGRTPADCLREAARDWTAKTKAVYGLAPYLLLLVSLFLPGLAMAGPFDVPDSDLSKKLFLDNLFPELTGGGGGSPLGAAVGMFNTAVLIVAGILVMYTLIAGTLSTAHDGEMLGKKWSSLWLPIRTTLGAAAILPTMGGFSVIQAIVIWLALQGVGIANSVWGAYADNPLQGAAYVPPSEVRQLEKIAGQMFLQHVCRAGLEQAEANTDMSQLQGVGLRSWKATRQTTDNDNVMAWNYVTSWGFSCGTMMIHKPKRGDFATDASSAAARNLVDPYAIAQGVFPAHVSALTAMDARMSALADRFVAAPTMGAGDDTVNGPAVTAEIKAAAVAYSQTIKQASQSQANVLQSDDFKQALQQDGWVMAGAFYTKLAHALDSISSATSRSAQLSVQGEFPKALPDVQLRWAEASAALRDVTSPGAHTVGSEQGGNIMDKLLTVVLDSARDVDPEGMSGHPLIATKNTGESMKSWGIGIYTVGAVVVAAAGVIAGNVAGKGLGTDTALLALTDILSTPLFALVGPLILMGAVLSSVIPMLPFILWVGVVLGWIVLVTEAVIAAPLWAVAHMAPDGDGVVGRGGQGYMLVLSLTLRPALMVLGLICAIAILVPVGEWLNSTFAHVFRLNVMQDNPSWGGFINILMGLAIYSTLMVTVMTKIFSLIHVIPDNVLRWIGGGVDNMLGQNAQPLAGAVEGQSTNLLGAGVAAGAVTNQLGNKVAAAAREHAGRQRREEENNERQNSKLVEDLEQSREKAWEANDRAEERGSVSNYERAFDAEARHGQAALNVAGRMDAGFGQRLAQARQADAGTGGTQAQDELIASEASTAPDAKPYQQALAEAQRAFAKAERNAQAAKKAAEPEDE
- a CDS encoding ParA family protein, with the protein product MSPAKPALGKTISIANAKGGVGKSTCTLFTAGALAAAGHKVQVVDLDGQGSSLIWAANRAQMGRAPAFDVTRAPAPGYDWTVYDHPPGLPQKVNTRAHVVLVPTFLALFDLAATGSFVKDLHQAGQRFLVVPNRYEKVSGHISALTELFPEGHPYLKKHSSIQTGIFNGVTPYDEKSGIRDALVIRQHFDEVMDHLVALLTDPSRQLPYTELVKLAEQEKAKLATAQAPNAPLF
- a CDS encoding ankyrin repeat domain-containing protein, translating into MTDLHRAVEARDLSTLQRLLEEGADPNRRGGQVHPPLHRAAQLGDVEAVKALLAAGANPNSRGFWKQTPLMYAAQGEGDTSAAAAVLLNAGAKLSARDRSNDTALLCAVRTGHPNVSRLLAAASKSHHLETMLKQAPTAPASRGRL
- a CDS encoding DUF927 domain-containing protein; this translates as MAAPMTPKNSKSQHPVAQTLEALEAEGWDLDLPAKGDELEAPEGDPLAPGGSQVFYAGGAMGEITARGFWKMDREGAYYCVHPLPLWPAEIIEAATQDGTTAVYVRMRFARVHGGTGELKLPLGELGGFGRKDHPLVRGGWKPPASKRAGAVEEILTYALKELSELGMLPTRKGYEIAGWVEHDRHVRPGSDLYVGQALGSTVTGGSREVWAKTMTELMNDSGILAFTIACALGSLFRGVVPLPHSTSHIVNLTGAPSRGKTTILKVISSLAGVPDKPGFLDGASTARGLENRLAASNHGWMLVDEFDQLLMKDADGGATTLMFVSNGGGREKATQTGGSVQGATWSVTVVGTGNKSLLDLAASAKKGEALTTRIFELDILDADLTTFTEVSALPSRLHKLSENYGWGYPTAVEAIASRRGEWIQLFYEIDEEQRSNERLAPIFQDQARLLAFFELALMGAELAKEVISPAAGAAALEAVGIAMARYEQEPEKGITQSLHRQHKLLLDLHEWLSLNAGRFVWKGYAWKEPARMRFDTAGDAYDEEASRGITEGDRQAEQARYLTSCALGGSRGALGQVKQVRPMKDDLDFEGELVLGAAALEELERNAKIDRAELTTAAKAFGLLQTNEKDRDAYKLSGALARQLGGGSRGLKLLLRKPDLTEQIRTLAAMPAKAAWRPARWADDTGMADMWASQDTAALEALAQANAEQVAQGYVQHDDDDQELYIPGFDDLDAQGQALPGSVEALFGGKP